A single region of the Sorghum bicolor cultivar BTx623 chromosome 9, Sorghum_bicolor_NCBIv3, whole genome shotgun sequence genome encodes:
- the LOC8072503 gene encoding sericin-2 translates to MQTGVAPPHHKYPGRHTTIEVAWVPFHSSSSTSNHQYTRAVASVRQCWKMSRNNGKVGSKLQELRLSLSRSSSSSRGGAAGGSSGATTHNHGGGGGRGSPRRLSSSSSSTASPPSSCVSSEGSPEAGAAGAPMILAGCPRCMMYVMLSREDPRCPKCHSTVLLDFNDAPNDPRHAKGKGGKRG, encoded by the coding sequence ATGCAAACTGGAGTTGCACCACCGCACCACAAATACCCAGGCAGGCACACCACCATCGAGGTAGCCTGGGTTCCATTCCACAGTTCCAGCAGCACCAGCAACCACCAGTACACCCGCGCGGTGGCCTCCGTGCGGCAGTGTTGGAAGATGAGCAGGAACAACGGCAAGGTCGGGTCGAAGCTGCAGGAGCTGCGGCTGAGCCTgtcgaggtcgtcgtcgtcgtcgcgcgGGGGCGCGGCGGGGGGCTCGTCGGGGGCGACGACCCACaaccatggcggcggcggcggaagggGCTCGCCGAGGAGGCTCTCgtcttcgtcgtcgtcgacggctTCTCCCCCGAGCTCGTGCGTGTCGTCGGAGGGGAGCCCCGAGGCGGGAGCGGCAGGCGCGCCGATGATCCTGGCGGGGTGCCCCCGGTGCATGATGTACGTGATGCTGTCGCGGGAGGACCCCCGGTGCCCCAAGTGCCACAGCACCGTGCTCCTCGACTTCAACGACGCCCCCAACGACCCGCGCCACGCCAAGGGAAAGGGCGGCAAGCGAGGCTGA
- the LOC110430547 gene encoding transcription repressor OFP13-like, with protein MVRGLPFSSLFYTTNSAQDTPPPSPPAAAPPPAWMWPSCKNPRTTQYFRTPSATAKTIASLFLDSGESSFANSSARTTTHHADDCASESQSTESGASASAADDIADAIVRGLRSDDRLLFEPHGPSSSILERKPPARPAVRLRPRAASSAQAKAAAASSSFGDDSVAVAFDSTDPYHDFRASMEEMVAAHGMGDWEWLERMLAWYLGANGRHTHSAIVTAFVDLVVTMAAASAPACACACSSSRVSSFTFASSSEPAESSSAGGHFSLGLR; from the coding sequence ATGGTGAGGGGGCTACCCTTCAGCTCCCTCTTCTACACCACTAACTCAGCCCAGGACACCCCGCCACCGTCACCGCCGGCAGCCGCTCCACCGCCGGCATGGATGTGGCCCTCTTGTAAGAACCCAAGGACGACCCAGTACTTCCGGACCCCATCCGCCACCGCCAAGACCATAGCATCCCTCTTCCTGGACTCCGGGGAGTCGTCCTTCGCCAACTCCTCCGCGCGGACGACGACGCACCACGCCGACGACTGCGCGTCCGAAAGCCAGTCCACCGAGTCCGGGGCCTCGGCGTCGGCGGCCGACGACATCGCGGACGCCATCGTCCGGGGACTCCGCTCCGACGACCGCCTCCTCTTCGAGCCCCACGGGCCCTCCAGCTCCATCCTCGAGAGGAAGCCTCCGGCGCGTCCTGCCGTGCGCCTGCGGCCGCGAGCCGCCTCCTCCGCCCAGgccaaggcggcggcggcgtcctcgTCCTTCGGCGACGACAGCGTGGCGGTGGCGTTCGACTCCACCGATCCGTACCACGACTTTCGGGCTTCCATGGAGGAGATGGTGGCCGCGCACGGCATGGGCGACTGGGAGTGGCTCGAGAGGATGCTGGCATGGTACCTCGGCGCCAATGGCAGGCACACCCACTCCGCCATCGTCACCGCGTTTGTCGACCTCGTCGTCACCATGGCCGCGGCCTCCGCCCCTgcctgcgcctgcgcctgcAGCTCCTCCCGCGTCTCTTCTTTCACGTTCGCCAGCAGTAGCGAGCCTGCCGAGAGCAGCAGCGCCGGCGGCCATTTCTCATTGGGCCTGAGGTAA